One part of the Sphingobacterium sp. LZ7M1 genome encodes these proteins:
- a CDS encoding response regulator transcription factor → MANNQKILVVDDESDIVELISYNLTKEGYQVYTASNGKEAIKVAKEVFPDLIILDVMMPEMDGIEACRLMRSMPEFKQIFMVFLTARSEEYSEIAGFHVGADDYIAKPIKPRALMSRINAILRRNTTEVIDDQVTDKLEISDLVIDRDSFLVFRGDEKFVLAKKEFELLYLLASKPNKVFTREQILKAIWEDSVVVTNRTIDVHIRKLREKIGDSYVTTVKGVGYKFELE, encoded by the coding sequence ATGGCCAATAATCAAAAGATTCTTGTGGTTGATGATGAGTCCGACATTGTTGAACTCATTTCATACAATTTAACTAAGGAAGGTTACCAAGTATATACCGCTTCTAATGGGAAAGAAGCTATTAAAGTTGCCAAAGAGGTTTTTCCAGACCTTATTATCCTTGATGTCATGATGCCGGAGATGGATGGTATTGAAGCCTGTCGTTTGATGCGTTCGATGCCTGAGTTCAAACAGATCTTCATGGTATTCTTGACAGCTAGGAGTGAGGAGTATTCCGAAATCGCAGGTTTCCATGTAGGAGCTGACGATTATATTGCCAAGCCAATTAAGCCAAGGGCTTTAATGAGCCGTATCAATGCAATCTTAAGAAGAAATACTACAGAGGTTATTGATGATCAGGTAACTGATAAACTTGAGATCTCTGACCTCGTAATTGATAGGGATTCTTTCTTGGTATTCCGTGGGGATGAGAAATTTGTACTGGCGAAAAAAGAATTTGAACTGCTATACCTGTTAGCTTCAAAACCCAACAAAGTATTCACAAGGGAGCAGATCCTGAAAGCGATCTGGGAGGATTCCGTAGTCGTGACCAATAGGACGATCGACGTGCATATCCGAAAACTCCGAGAAAAGATTGGAGACAGCTATGTCACTACAGTCAAGGGGGTTGGCTACAAGTTTGAACTAGAATAA